A DNA window from Arachis hypogaea cultivar Tifrunner chromosome 18, arahy.Tifrunner.gnm2.J5K5, whole genome shotgun sequence contains the following coding sequences:
- the LOC112769298 gene encoding protein REDUCED CHLOROPLAST COVERAGE 3 isoform X1: MAPRSGKGKSNKAKASKKKKEDKAIIEPSLVDIIVVTPYDSQVVLKGVSTDKIIDVRRLLAQNVETCHFTNYSLSHQVKGPRLNDRIQVVTLKPCFLRMVEEDYREESQAVEHVRRLLDIVSCTTRFSKPKPNHKPKKNGKAQLDNNIISSSPDKPNGGNGGGRRALHPAPMLSTFYDFFSFSHLSPPILHLKRRELKNADERREGDYFELQIKICNGKVVEVVASEKGFYSLGKRSLRTHSLLHLLQHLTRAFANAYGALMKAFLARNKFGNLPLGLRANTWLLPPSTWNYPADEDEYCGGQGRNGQHDLRPWAKEFATLACLPCETEEEREVRDRKAFLLHNLFLDTSISKAVAAINHVITSKLKCSPGSIVHEDYVGDLSIVVKRDAADTILKHDDSKQEEQAQKNLLKGLTADENVFVHDTASLTVVVVQLCGYTATVRVVGDTNMSKSEPQDIEIDDQQDGEVNALNISSLRLLLHHQSAVDADQLEGSVTSLSNLGDSDSSKYLVRKKVQESLEKLKEEAVLPKRSIRWELGSSWIQHLQKQEISKDNISKKDSGNETAQNINGLGKKFKSLKRREKEETSIGGTDLTGPNDYQLVHVNGSSDKVEAITDDLENFTELKKLLSHTAFLHLKVSGTGLHSKKVDELITMAHDYYDEIALPKLVMEFGSLEISPVDGRTLTDFMHLRGIQMASLGEVVKLAVDLPHIQSLCIHEMVTRAFKHLLKAVIASVDYVEDLSSVIASTLNFLFGGFQMRPSDQTNLSDDHYLRIEWLRVVISKKFGWTLNDEFQQLRKLSVLRGLCHKVGLELVTRDYDLDSPMPFKKYDIISMVPVCKHVTCFSVDGRNLLESAKIAVDKGKNVEAVHYGIKALVKMMAVCGTYNRITASAYNLLAVVLYQAGYGNQATIYQQKAVDINERELGLDHPDTIKSYGDLSVFYYRMQQYELALKYINRTLFLLHFTCGLFHPNTAAAYINVAMVEEAIGNNDLALRYIHEALKCNIRLLGPDHIQTATCYHAIAIALSYMEAYSLSVQHEQTNLEILQKKLGSEDIRTQEAAACLEFLQSKALEQQEAGKSGSSKSDASIASKGHLSVSDLLDFISPELDSNRNEHAQRKQQRGKILLPISDQNLQREDAPSNVGVVYDGLEYATGMAENKTEERSGMVDYEILNKNGNNVPMYSPPVSSESIHQEEISSDEGWQEANSKGRSGNTANSKFGRRGSHLSKLSTTVIRKSPQKSSSRFLSKILSSSRQSKPENLAFKEDSTGQLSPTKPTRAKSSGSPAALSFMASKSISYKEVAVAPPGTVLKPLLEKIIVNTDNVTKGDYCQGESQHEKSSSEAEEVSVASDDARHTQKNASKISAAAKPFNPSSGTLSILDHSDSGSVTNLHDANANQGMHVETRDRSGYGDTRRIMNPHAPEFVPRNALQMETTANVSKAEIARQILFSLLVKSAQQNNDSFAECNDENNDSFAECNDEKNAVMPHSTEKEKEIDMSKQKNGDGEGFTVVKRRRRSRNKFTDGLYSQQSPICASVL; encoded by the exons ATGGCCCCCAGATCAGGGAAAGGGAAATCTAACAAAGCTAAGGCctcgaagaagaaaaaggaagataaaG CAATAATAGAGCCTTCCTTAGTTGACATAATTGTGGTCACCCCATATGACTCACAAGTTGTTCTCAAG GGTGTATCTACTGATAAGATAATTGATGTGAGAAGGTTGCTTGCTCAGAATGTGGAGACATGCCACTTTACCAATTATTCTCTATCACACCAG GTGAAGGGGCCGAGACTAAATGACAGAATACAAGTTGTCACTTTGAAGCCATGCTTTCTGAGAATGGTTGAGG AGGATTATAGAGAGGAGTCCCAAGCAGTTGAACACGTGCGCCGACTATTGGATATCGTTTCGTGCACAACAAGGTTCTCCAAGCCCAAACCCAACCACAAGCCCAAGAAGAATGGAAAGGCCCAATTAGACAACAACATCATTTCCAGCTCACCGGACAAACCCAACGGCGGCAACGGCGGCGGCAGGCGTGCCCTCCACCCAGCGCCGATGCTCTCAACATTCTACGACTTCTTCTCATTCTCTCACCTCTCTCCTCCCATTTTAC ATTTGAAGAGGCGTGAGCTGAAGAATGCAGATGAAAGACGTGAGGGAGACTACTTTGAACTTCAG ATTAAGATATGCAATGGGAAGGTAGTAGAGGTGGTTGCATCAGAGAAAGGGTTCTACTCTCTTGGAAAGCGCTCCCTTCGGACCCACTCTTTACTTCATCTTCTCCAACACCTCACCAGAGCTTTCGCTAAC GCATATGGCGCTCTCATGAAAGCTTTTCTTGCACGCAATAAG TTTGGGAATCTTCCACTTGGGTTGCGAGCTAATACATGGCTTCTCCCTCCATCTACTTGGAACTATCCTGCTGATGAGGATGAATACTGTGGCGGTCAGGGGCGAAATGGTCAACATGATCTTAGGCCATGGGCTAAAGAGTTTGCTACTCTGGCTTGTCTTCCTTGTGAAACTGAGGAGGAGAGAGAGGTCAGAGATAGAAAAGCATTTCTGCTTCACAATCTGTTTCTTGACACCTCAATATCTAAGGCTGTTGCGGCTATAAACCATGTAATAACATCCAAGTTGAAGTGTTCTCCGGGTTCAATCGTGCATGAGGATTATGTAGGGGACCTATCCATTGTAGTCAAACGTGATGCCGCAGACACTATCCTTAAGCATGATGATAGTAAGCAGGAGGAGCAAGCACAGAAGAATTTACTCAAAGGATTGACTGCAGATGAGAATGTATTTGTGCAT GATACTGCTTCGTTGACTGTTGTTGTTGTACAGCTCTGCGGATACACTGCAACGGTGAGGGTTGTGGGTGATACCAACATGAGCAAGTCTGAACCTCAAGATATTGAAATAGATGATCAGCAAGATGGTGAGGTTAATGCTCTCAATATCAGCAG TTTGAGGCTACTGCTTCATCACCAGTCTGCAGTTGATGCTGATCAATTGGAAGGGTCTGTGACATCTCTATCAAATTTGGGTGATTCTGATTCTTCTAAATATCTAGTTCGGAAGAAGGTTCAAGAATCCTTGGAAAAGTTAAAGGAGGAGGCAGTTCTTCCTAAAAGGTCCATTCGATGGGAACTTGGTTCCAGTTGGATACAGCATCTGCAGAAACAGGAAATATCAAAAGATAATATTTCCAAAAAAGATAGTGGCAATGAAACTGCACAAAATATTAATGGTCTTGGAAAGAAGTTTAAATCATTGAAGAGGAGGGAAAAGGAAGAAACCAGTATAGGTGGTACAGATTTGACAGGCCCAAATGATTACCAACTTGTGCATGTGAACGGGTCATCTGATAAAGTTGAAGCAATCACTgatgatttagaaaattttactGAGTTGAAGAAACTTCTTTCTCACACAGCATTTTTGCATCTTAAGGTATCTGGTACTGGTCTTCACTCAAAG AAAGTTGACGAGCTGATTACCATGGCACATGATTATTATGATGAAATCGCTTTGCCAAAGCTG GTTATGGAGTTTGGTTCGCTTGAGATTTCCCCGGTTGATGGCCGCACACTAACGGATTTTATGCATTTAAGAGGAATACAGATGGCATCATTGGGTGAAGTG GTAAAACTAGCAGTGGATCTCCCACACATTCAATCACTTTGTATCCATGAGATGGTTACACGAGCTTTCAAGCATTTACTTAAAGCAGTAATTGCCTCAGTTGATTATGTGGAAGACTTATCTTCAGTCATTGCATCAACGTTGAATTTCTTATTTGGAGGCTTCCAAATGAGGCCGTCTGACCAAACAAATCTGAGTGATGATCATTATCTCAGAATTGAGTGGCTCCGTGTAGTTATATCCAAAAAATTTGGATGGACATTAAACGATGAGTTTCAGCAGTTGAGGAAATTATCAGTTCTCAGAGGGCTCTGTCACAAG GTTGGATTGGAGTTGGTTACGAGGGATTATGACTTGGATTCTCCCATGCCCTTCAAGAAATATGATATTATCAGCATGGTTCCTGTTTGCAAG CATGTAACATGCTTCTCCGTAGATGGACGCAATTTGTTAGAATCAGCCAAAATTGCTGTCGATAAAGGAAAGAATGTGGAAGCTGTACATTATGGAATAAAG GCATTGGTGAAGATGATGGCTGTTTGCGGTACCTATAATCGAATTACTGCAAGTGCCTATAATCTTTTAGCTGTGGTTCTTTACCAAGCCGGTTATGGTAATCAG GCCACAATATATCAGCAAAAAGCAGTTGATATAAATGAGAGGGAGCTTGGGCTTGATCATCCTGACACAATAAAAAGCTATGGGGACCTTTCTGTCTTTTACTATCGTATGCAACAATACGAGCTCGCTTTGAA GTATATAAATCGTACcttattccttcttcattttacCTGTGGACTGTTTCATCCAAACACTGCAGCGGCTTATATAAACGTGGCTATGGTGGAAGAGGCTATAGGAAATAATGATCTGGCACTCCGGTACATACATGAAGCTCTTAAATGCAACATTAGATTATTAGGACCAGATCATATACAGACTGCTACATGCTATCATGCCATAGCCATAGCTCTTTCTTATATGGAAGCATATTCTCTTAGTGTGCAACATGAGCAAACCAATCTTGAGATACTTCAAAAGAAGCTTGGATCAGAAGATATTCGTACACAG GAAGCAGCTGCATGTCTTGAATTTTTACAATCAAAAGCTCTAGAGCAGCAAGAAGCTGGCAAAAGTGGAAGTTCAAAGTCAGATGCATCCATTGCAAGTAAAGGTCACCTTAG TGTGTCAGATCTTCTGGATTTTATAAGTCCCGAGCTTGATTCCAATAGAAATGAACATGCTCAGAGAAAACAGCAGCGTGGGAAG ATACTTCTACCAATAAGTGACCAAAACCTTCAACGTGAAGATGCACCAAGCAATGTGGGTGTTGTCTATGATGGCTTGGAATATGCTACTGGTATGGCAGAAAACAAAACAGAAGAAAGATCTGGCATGGTGGATTATGAGATTCTCAACAAAAATGGCAATAATGTCCCTATGTATAGTCCACCAGTGTCAAGTGAATCTATTCACCAGGAGGAGATATCATCAGATGAAGGCTGGCAAGAAGCCAATTCAAAAGGGCGATCTGGGAACACTGCGAATAGCAAGTTTGGCCGCAGAGGATCTCATCTCTCAAAGCTGAGCACTACTGTTATCAGGAAAAGTCCACAGAAATCAAGTTCAAGATTCCTCTCAAAAATATTATCTTCATCTAGGCAATCGAAGCCTGAAAACTTAGCTTTCAAAGAAGATTCTACCGGTCAACTAAGTCCAACAAAACCTACTAGAGCCAAAAGTTCTGGTAGCCCAGCAGCTCTGAGCTTTATGGCTTCAAAGTCCATATCTTACAAAGAAGTGGCTGTGGCACCTCCAGGTACAGTTTTGAAGCCCTTGTTAGAGAAAATTATAGTAAATACCGATAATGTAACAAAGGGAGATTATTGCCAAGGTGAAAGCCAACACGAGAAGTCTTCATCAGAAGCTGAGGAGGTTTCCGTTGCTTCTGATGATGCAAGACATACACAAAAAAATGCTAGCAAGATTTCAGCTGCAGCCAAACCATTCAATCCATCATCAGGAACACTGTCCATACTTGACCATTCAGATTCAGGTTCTGTGACAAACTTACATGATGCCAATGCTAATCAAGGCATGCATGTGGAAACCAGGGACAGGAGTGGATACGGGGATACAAGAAGAATCATGAATCCACATGCACCAGAGTTTGTTCCCAGAAATGCATTGCAAATGGAAACCACTGCTAATGTCAGTAAGGCAGAGATAGCAAGGCAGATACTGTTTAGCTTGCTTGTCAAGTCAGCTCAGCAAAATAATGATTCTTTTGCTGAATGTAATGATGAAAATAATGATTCTTTTGCTGAATGTAATGATGAAAAGAATGCGGTGATGCCTCATTCgactgagaaagaaaaagaaattgacaTGAGTAAGCAAAAGAATGGAGATGGTGAAGGATTTACAGTtgtgaagaggaggagaagaagcagGAACAAGTTCACAGATGGATTGTATAGCCAGCAGAGTCCCATATGTGCTTCGGTCCTTTAA
- the LOC112769313 gene encoding VQ motif-containing protein 11-like, with the protein MHIHRGSSSYSWDAARIGNTTFVQADPSNFREVVQKLTGAPKKKAAAASFKLQERRHAYAAKKLELTIGGLSERPPFFTDATTPSSSSVSSASPVSPLQMEMEDRVIAHKGFYLLPSPSSSHHYRHTTPQLLSLFPLHNNQTNSH; encoded by the coding sequence atgCATATACATAGAGGAAGCTCGTCCTACAGTTGGGATGCAGCAAGAATAGGGAACACGACGTTCGTGCAAGCAGATCCATCAAACTTCAGGGAAGTGGTGCAGAAACTCACCGGAGCACCGAAGAAGAAAGCAGCAGCAGCAAGCTTCAAGCTACAGGAGAGGCGCCACGCCTACGCCGCAAAGAAGCTAGAGCTCACCATAGGCGGCCTCTCAGAAAGGCCACCTTTCTTCACCGACGCCActactccatcatcatcatccgtATCGTCGGCGTCCCCCGTGTCTCCTCTGCAAATGGAAATGGAAGACAGAGTCATAGCTCACAAAGGCTTCTACTTActgccttctccttcttcttctcatcaTTATCGTCACACCACTCCTCAGTTACTCTCCCTCTTTCCTTTGCATAATAACCAAACCAATTCTCACTAA
- the LOC112769298 gene encoding protein REDUCED CHLOROPLAST COVERAGE 3 isoform X2 → MAPRSGKGKSNKAKASKKKKEDKAIIEPSLVDIIVVTPYDSQVVLKGVSTDKIIDVRRLLAQNVETCHFTNYSLSHQVKGPRLNDRIQVVTLKPCFLRMVEEDYREESQAVEHVRRLLDIVSCTTRFSKPKPNHKPKKNGKAQLDNNIISSSPDKPNGGNGGGRRALHPAPMLSTFYDFFSFSHLSPPILHLKRRELKNADERREGDYFELQIKICNGKVVEVVASEKGFYSLGKRSLRTHSLLHLLQHLTRAFANAYGALMKAFLARNKFGNLPLGLRANTWLLPPSTWNYPADEDEYCGGQGRNGQHDLRPWAKEFATLACLPCETEEEREVRDRKAFLLHNLFLDTSISKAVAAINHVITSKLKCSPGSIVHEDYVGDLSIVVKRDAADTILKHDDSKQEEQAQKNLLKGLTADENVFVHDTASLTVVVVQLCGYTATVRVVGDTNMSKSEPQDIEIDDQQDGEVNALNISSLRLLLHHQSAVDADQLEGSVTSLSNLGDSDSSKYLVRKKVQESLEKLKEEAVLPKRSIRWELGSSWIQHLQKQEISKDNISKKDSGNETAQNINGLGKKFKSLKRREKEETSIGGTDLTGPNDYQLVHVNGSSDKVEAITDDLENFTELKKLLSHTAFLHLKKVDELITMAHDYYDEIALPKLVMEFGSLEISPVDGRTLTDFMHLRGIQMASLGEVVKLAVDLPHIQSLCIHEMVTRAFKHLLKAVIASVDYVEDLSSVIASTLNFLFGGFQMRPSDQTNLSDDHYLRIEWLRVVISKKFGWTLNDEFQQLRKLSVLRGLCHKVGLELVTRDYDLDSPMPFKKYDIISMVPVCKHVTCFSVDGRNLLESAKIAVDKGKNVEAVHYGIKALVKMMAVCGTYNRITASAYNLLAVVLYQAGYGNQATIYQQKAVDINERELGLDHPDTIKSYGDLSVFYYRMQQYELALKYINRTLFLLHFTCGLFHPNTAAAYINVAMVEEAIGNNDLALRYIHEALKCNIRLLGPDHIQTATCYHAIAIALSYMEAYSLSVQHEQTNLEILQKKLGSEDIRTQEAAACLEFLQSKALEQQEAGKSGSSKSDASIASKGHLSVSDLLDFISPELDSNRNEHAQRKQQRGKILLPISDQNLQREDAPSNVGVVYDGLEYATGMAENKTEERSGMVDYEILNKNGNNVPMYSPPVSSESIHQEEISSDEGWQEANSKGRSGNTANSKFGRRGSHLSKLSTTVIRKSPQKSSSRFLSKILSSSRQSKPENLAFKEDSTGQLSPTKPTRAKSSGSPAALSFMASKSISYKEVAVAPPGTVLKPLLEKIIVNTDNVTKGDYCQGESQHEKSSSEAEEVSVASDDARHTQKNASKISAAAKPFNPSSGTLSILDHSDSGSVTNLHDANANQGMHVETRDRSGYGDTRRIMNPHAPEFVPRNALQMETTANVSKAEIARQILFSLLVKSAQQNNDSFAECNDENNDSFAECNDEKNAVMPHSTEKEKEIDMSKQKNGDGEGFTVVKRRRRSRNKFTDGLYSQQSPICASVL, encoded by the exons ATGGCCCCCAGATCAGGGAAAGGGAAATCTAACAAAGCTAAGGCctcgaagaagaaaaaggaagataaaG CAATAATAGAGCCTTCCTTAGTTGACATAATTGTGGTCACCCCATATGACTCACAAGTTGTTCTCAAG GGTGTATCTACTGATAAGATAATTGATGTGAGAAGGTTGCTTGCTCAGAATGTGGAGACATGCCACTTTACCAATTATTCTCTATCACACCAG GTGAAGGGGCCGAGACTAAATGACAGAATACAAGTTGTCACTTTGAAGCCATGCTTTCTGAGAATGGTTGAGG AGGATTATAGAGAGGAGTCCCAAGCAGTTGAACACGTGCGCCGACTATTGGATATCGTTTCGTGCACAACAAGGTTCTCCAAGCCCAAACCCAACCACAAGCCCAAGAAGAATGGAAAGGCCCAATTAGACAACAACATCATTTCCAGCTCACCGGACAAACCCAACGGCGGCAACGGCGGCGGCAGGCGTGCCCTCCACCCAGCGCCGATGCTCTCAACATTCTACGACTTCTTCTCATTCTCTCACCTCTCTCCTCCCATTTTAC ATTTGAAGAGGCGTGAGCTGAAGAATGCAGATGAAAGACGTGAGGGAGACTACTTTGAACTTCAG ATTAAGATATGCAATGGGAAGGTAGTAGAGGTGGTTGCATCAGAGAAAGGGTTCTACTCTCTTGGAAAGCGCTCCCTTCGGACCCACTCTTTACTTCATCTTCTCCAACACCTCACCAGAGCTTTCGCTAAC GCATATGGCGCTCTCATGAAAGCTTTTCTTGCACGCAATAAG TTTGGGAATCTTCCACTTGGGTTGCGAGCTAATACATGGCTTCTCCCTCCATCTACTTGGAACTATCCTGCTGATGAGGATGAATACTGTGGCGGTCAGGGGCGAAATGGTCAACATGATCTTAGGCCATGGGCTAAAGAGTTTGCTACTCTGGCTTGTCTTCCTTGTGAAACTGAGGAGGAGAGAGAGGTCAGAGATAGAAAAGCATTTCTGCTTCACAATCTGTTTCTTGACACCTCAATATCTAAGGCTGTTGCGGCTATAAACCATGTAATAACATCCAAGTTGAAGTGTTCTCCGGGTTCAATCGTGCATGAGGATTATGTAGGGGACCTATCCATTGTAGTCAAACGTGATGCCGCAGACACTATCCTTAAGCATGATGATAGTAAGCAGGAGGAGCAAGCACAGAAGAATTTACTCAAAGGATTGACTGCAGATGAGAATGTATTTGTGCAT GATACTGCTTCGTTGACTGTTGTTGTTGTACAGCTCTGCGGATACACTGCAACGGTGAGGGTTGTGGGTGATACCAACATGAGCAAGTCTGAACCTCAAGATATTGAAATAGATGATCAGCAAGATGGTGAGGTTAATGCTCTCAATATCAGCAG TTTGAGGCTACTGCTTCATCACCAGTCTGCAGTTGATGCTGATCAATTGGAAGGGTCTGTGACATCTCTATCAAATTTGGGTGATTCTGATTCTTCTAAATATCTAGTTCGGAAGAAGGTTCAAGAATCCTTGGAAAAGTTAAAGGAGGAGGCAGTTCTTCCTAAAAGGTCCATTCGATGGGAACTTGGTTCCAGTTGGATACAGCATCTGCAGAAACAGGAAATATCAAAAGATAATATTTCCAAAAAAGATAGTGGCAATGAAACTGCACAAAATATTAATGGTCTTGGAAAGAAGTTTAAATCATTGAAGAGGAGGGAAAAGGAAGAAACCAGTATAGGTGGTACAGATTTGACAGGCCCAAATGATTACCAACTTGTGCATGTGAACGGGTCATCTGATAAAGTTGAAGCAATCACTgatgatttagaaaattttactGAGTTGAAGAAACTTCTTTCTCACACAGCATTTTTGCATCTTAAG AAAGTTGACGAGCTGATTACCATGGCACATGATTATTATGATGAAATCGCTTTGCCAAAGCTG GTTATGGAGTTTGGTTCGCTTGAGATTTCCCCGGTTGATGGCCGCACACTAACGGATTTTATGCATTTAAGAGGAATACAGATGGCATCATTGGGTGAAGTG GTAAAACTAGCAGTGGATCTCCCACACATTCAATCACTTTGTATCCATGAGATGGTTACACGAGCTTTCAAGCATTTACTTAAAGCAGTAATTGCCTCAGTTGATTATGTGGAAGACTTATCTTCAGTCATTGCATCAACGTTGAATTTCTTATTTGGAGGCTTCCAAATGAGGCCGTCTGACCAAACAAATCTGAGTGATGATCATTATCTCAGAATTGAGTGGCTCCGTGTAGTTATATCCAAAAAATTTGGATGGACATTAAACGATGAGTTTCAGCAGTTGAGGAAATTATCAGTTCTCAGAGGGCTCTGTCACAAG GTTGGATTGGAGTTGGTTACGAGGGATTATGACTTGGATTCTCCCATGCCCTTCAAGAAATATGATATTATCAGCATGGTTCCTGTTTGCAAG CATGTAACATGCTTCTCCGTAGATGGACGCAATTTGTTAGAATCAGCCAAAATTGCTGTCGATAAAGGAAAGAATGTGGAAGCTGTACATTATGGAATAAAG GCATTGGTGAAGATGATGGCTGTTTGCGGTACCTATAATCGAATTACTGCAAGTGCCTATAATCTTTTAGCTGTGGTTCTTTACCAAGCCGGTTATGGTAATCAG GCCACAATATATCAGCAAAAAGCAGTTGATATAAATGAGAGGGAGCTTGGGCTTGATCATCCTGACACAATAAAAAGCTATGGGGACCTTTCTGTCTTTTACTATCGTATGCAACAATACGAGCTCGCTTTGAA GTATATAAATCGTACcttattccttcttcattttacCTGTGGACTGTTTCATCCAAACACTGCAGCGGCTTATATAAACGTGGCTATGGTGGAAGAGGCTATAGGAAATAATGATCTGGCACTCCGGTACATACATGAAGCTCTTAAATGCAACATTAGATTATTAGGACCAGATCATATACAGACTGCTACATGCTATCATGCCATAGCCATAGCTCTTTCTTATATGGAAGCATATTCTCTTAGTGTGCAACATGAGCAAACCAATCTTGAGATACTTCAAAAGAAGCTTGGATCAGAAGATATTCGTACACAG GAAGCAGCTGCATGTCTTGAATTTTTACAATCAAAAGCTCTAGAGCAGCAAGAAGCTGGCAAAAGTGGAAGTTCAAAGTCAGATGCATCCATTGCAAGTAAAGGTCACCTTAG TGTGTCAGATCTTCTGGATTTTATAAGTCCCGAGCTTGATTCCAATAGAAATGAACATGCTCAGAGAAAACAGCAGCGTGGGAAG ATACTTCTACCAATAAGTGACCAAAACCTTCAACGTGAAGATGCACCAAGCAATGTGGGTGTTGTCTATGATGGCTTGGAATATGCTACTGGTATGGCAGAAAACAAAACAGAAGAAAGATCTGGCATGGTGGATTATGAGATTCTCAACAAAAATGGCAATAATGTCCCTATGTATAGTCCACCAGTGTCAAGTGAATCTATTCACCAGGAGGAGATATCATCAGATGAAGGCTGGCAAGAAGCCAATTCAAAAGGGCGATCTGGGAACACTGCGAATAGCAAGTTTGGCCGCAGAGGATCTCATCTCTCAAAGCTGAGCACTACTGTTATCAGGAAAAGTCCACAGAAATCAAGTTCAAGATTCCTCTCAAAAATATTATCTTCATCTAGGCAATCGAAGCCTGAAAACTTAGCTTTCAAAGAAGATTCTACCGGTCAACTAAGTCCAACAAAACCTACTAGAGCCAAAAGTTCTGGTAGCCCAGCAGCTCTGAGCTTTATGGCTTCAAAGTCCATATCTTACAAAGAAGTGGCTGTGGCACCTCCAGGTACAGTTTTGAAGCCCTTGTTAGAGAAAATTATAGTAAATACCGATAATGTAACAAAGGGAGATTATTGCCAAGGTGAAAGCCAACACGAGAAGTCTTCATCAGAAGCTGAGGAGGTTTCCGTTGCTTCTGATGATGCAAGACATACACAAAAAAATGCTAGCAAGATTTCAGCTGCAGCCAAACCATTCAATCCATCATCAGGAACACTGTCCATACTTGACCATTCAGATTCAGGTTCTGTGACAAACTTACATGATGCCAATGCTAATCAAGGCATGCATGTGGAAACCAGGGACAGGAGTGGATACGGGGATACAAGAAGAATCATGAATCCACATGCACCAGAGTTTGTTCCCAGAAATGCATTGCAAATGGAAACCACTGCTAATGTCAGTAAGGCAGAGATAGCAAGGCAGATACTGTTTAGCTTGCTTGTCAAGTCAGCTCAGCAAAATAATGATTCTTTTGCTGAATGTAATGATGAAAATAATGATTCTTTTGCTGAATGTAATGATGAAAAGAATGCGGTGATGCCTCATTCgactgagaaagaaaaagaaattgacaTGAGTAAGCAAAAGAATGGAGATGGTGAAGGATTTACAGTtgtgaagaggaggagaagaagcagGAACAAGTTCACAGATGGATTGTATAGCCAGCAGAGTCCCATATGTGCTTCGGTCCTTTAA